The Pongo abelii isolate AG06213 chromosome 23, NHGRI_mPonAbe1-v2.0_pri, whole genome shotgun sequence nucleotide sequence gttgcagtgagcagagatcacaccattgcactccagcctgggcaacaagagcaaaactccatctcaaaaaaaaaaaaaaaaaaaaaaagaaaagaaaaagttgcgGATATGAAGATATATTTATGTAAGATAGGTTATGAAGGAAAGAAATTTTATGTGACAGAGCATCTTGTATGGCAAGGTCTTGTCCTAAAGTAGAATGACTAGGAAAGAGGGAAATataggacaagtcagaaagtcaTAAGATGGGAAAGAAAAACTTACAACTGGTAGATCTTCTCCTGTCTggaagtgtgtgtgtgatgcTTATATGAAGTAACTCTAATTAATtggattaaaagaaaatgaaagctcttaaatattttgtcagaaaaatagaCACTCTCATTCCTTTTATTTCACATGAATtcagtaatctttgggaaatacagttttaaaattattggtaaaaaaagtctttaaaatttaGGCATTTGTTCTAAATTAAGTCAGAGGTTAAATTGGCTAAGTGCTTTAATGTAATAAACTCCTtctttgactttggaaaattgtttagTTTACCTGGTTTGGAGCCATTCATTAGATTTCTAGGCGAGGCCTAGGAACAGGTGGAGTGAGCCATGTCTCCTAGCTATGCTGGAAAGAGACTTTATCTGCGGGTCTGTCTAGTATCCTAGACTCTGCACCTGGTACGTAATTAAAACTGCTTACACTGAAAAGAAACAGTatgtgtttttgatttttaaaaggcatgggaatatggtttttttaaaattgtgttgtctaatttagaaaattttaatgacTTCAAGGTCACTTCAGGCCTCATCCCTCCATCCCCCCTTGTGCTACCATATCCAGAAGAGGCATTTGCATGGCAGCCACCCAGAGCTGCCACCTCCAGAGCTGGCAAGGGCAGGATGGAAACTGGGAGGGAAAGGGGGTAGGTGCTGGTTCACGGAGTCTAAACCCACAAGTGCTGAGCAAACAGAAGACACTCCTGCAACTTTACCTGCAGCCCATGAGGTGACCCAGCAGTTCAACAAACTGCTAAGGTCCTGAAAAtaacacttcagcctgggccacttGCTGGGCCTGCAGCCACTCCAGGGTCAGGCCTTGAGTCTTCGCACTCTGGATGCACCCCACCGTCCCCGGGGAGAGGTGCCGGGCTGGGAGGGGCCTGGAGCCTTGCCTGGGGTATCACttttgcaaattgattttgtTCAGCAGTGCAGGATGGCCGCTCAGGCCCAGGCCCTGGCCTGGGTTGGCATTAGTGTGGCTCTGCTGGAGCGGGTGCAGAGCTTTGGGAGTTCTTTGCTTCTGGGTGCGCTTTTGCTTGTACAGCTTGGCTGCCTTCTTGTTCTGGGTGATCCCGAGCTTGGTCTACTTGAAGGATTCCAGGTGCTTCCTCATGGCACCTTCAGAGGGGAGAAGGCCCCAGTCCGAGACCCCCATCTGGTACCCAGAGCACTCTGGTCAGTGGGAGAAGGGAGCCAGGCCCTGTTCCCCACACTGGCCTGGGCACTGCCTGGGGAAGTATGCTGCCTGGATGCTCAGACCCACCTGGGCAGGTCATTTCTGGCTACTGTAATGACTTTCAGAGACGGGGAAGCAGAGGCCTCTAATGCCGGGGCGCCTGTTGGGTGGGCAGCCAGCACAGGGACAGGCAGATGATGGCACACTCCCCGATGACCCTGTCCCCACACCTGCGAAAGCCCACCACACTTCAGCAGTGCGAGTTGTCATCCACCAGCTGTGGAATACCAACCTCCTGCAGGCCCAAGAGGTGAGGCCCTGGGTGGTGGGGGTGGCCCTGGGCAGCCTGGTGCCACCACAGGCCCCACcacacccctgcccctgcctttcAGCTGCAGCACCTCAAGTCCCTCCTGGAAGGGAGGCAGAGGCCCCAGGCAGCCCCAGAGGAGGCTGCGTCCAGCTCTCCGAAGTGAGTCCCCCGGTGCACCCCTGCCCCATCCCCAGAGGCCTGTCTGGGGCTCACTGCTGATTCTTCCTTCACCCAGGAACCAGGAAGGCGTGAAGTTCCCCAGGGTCTCCACCAAGAGCCTCTCCAAGAAATGTTGAGTCCACTAGCATGGGGATAGTGGAgcagccctgcagcctgggcaccagggagggagtgaggaaagggagggagggaacacaAAAGCAGAGCAGGCCCTGGCCTCACTGGGCCCTGGTGGAGGGCCACACAGCCCCGACTCCCAGCACACTCCACTCCTGGGGATGCTCAAGGTGACAGTCCCTCTCCCACACCCACCCTGCTTCTGAGCCCCTTGTCTGTGGTAGCACCTGTCATCTTGCCTGCATTGAAGCCAACCCTGAAGAACACCTTTGTCTCTCGGCAAAAGAGGCTGCAGGCAATGCGGACCAAGCGCCTGCACCACTCAGGGCCTTTGAGATACCTCCATCTGTGCCCACAGCTTTCCACTGCCAGGCCCACCAACCTCCAACTGGATTCTGGCTCTCTATAGCATTTCCTACTACTTTTAAGTCTGGCTAACTTCCAAAATAAATGACTCAAGATAAAGTATTTGATCTCCAAACTGACAAAATAATAGCTAGTTTATTTTCTAGCTATTATTTCGCTATTTGGCATTTACACAAAAGCACATGATGAAGTAGCACCTTACCTGttgaagactgaaaataaagcttGTTTCTTTCCAAGTTGTGGGCTTGGATCCTCACTATCAGGtgccccttcccagcccctggtCCCTAGCCCAGCCTCTGCTATCTGCAGGGATCTGCCAGGGCAGCCAAGTCTTGCTCATCCCGGGATCTGGCAGCTGTCCTGGAAGAGAAGCATTGCCAGAGCCACACCCACCCTCCCTGGAGGTGGGAGAGCTTTCCTGGTCCCTTGGCTGGGCCAGAGCTGCCTTCAAAACACAGGATTGCTCTGGGTCTCCTGCCCAGACTGCATGCTCCTGGGGGCAAGATGCCATCCTCTCCTGCCCTGACACAACACGGCGGACAAGGGGTCCAGCCAAGCTCACCTTCCTTCCTGGAGGGCCGTCTCCAGAGCGCTGTGGCCACACCTGCACCACCCCTCCCAccacagcagcagctgcagctgtgTCCATTTTCTGGGGGTGGCCAGCTTAGTGCCCACCCTCACCTGGAAGCACAGTCTTCCCAGTCCCACAGCCCCACTTCCTTGGCATTAATCTCAGCCCCTTCCTACTTCAGGAAGCAGGAACTTTGCCAGGAAGCTGGGGGATCAACCAGGCCAAGGAATGGGACGGTGTGTCAGACAAGGGTATCTGAGGTCCAGGGTGTCCAGGGCCAGACTGGACACTGccagccccaaggctgacagCATCCTGGCAGGACAGCGAGCTCAGATTCATGGAGAAGGGGACACAGTGATGAACAACTGACAAACACaggaataataaatttattataatcaCAGATGGTGGGGTAGTGCACATAAAAAGGGGGGACCTCTTCTCAGCAGAGGGCTGCTGGCCGGTGCCCAGAGTGgcaggcaacatagggaggcgcTCCCTGCATGGCCCCGGCCTGCTGCCAGGCCCACTCTCTCTGGGTGGCTCAGTGTGTGGTGCTCTAAGGACACGGGTCCTGAGGGCCTTGCTCTTCATCCTTCACAGTGGGGATACGGCCCTCATGCCAGCGGCACGGGGTGCCGGCAGCAGGATCCCCAACGCCCCTGCTCCCTGGGTGCCCCACGGTGCTCAGCAGGAATGCCGTGAGGGCTGAGGCCCGGCTGGTGGCGGGGAGCCAGCAGCGCATATGGGCCAGCCCTCCCTCCAAAAGGCAGCCTGTGCCCTGGACTTGGGGGCTTCCCCAGAGGGTGCCCTACCTGCCCAAAGCAGCGTAGCCTGAACCCAAAACTGTGACCAGAGAATCCCATGTGTGTTTTAAGGGTTTCCTATGTCCTCTGTGTTCTCCTATAGGAACGAGTAGGGGTGTGTCTAGCACACACGAGACGCTCTAACAACACCCTGAGTGCACCCTCACGCTGCTGAGATGGACCTGGACCGTGGACAGGCCACAGTGAGAGCAGCCCAAGGATCGCATCTGGCTCCTTGGAGGAAGTCACATGGAGGGCCTTCTGTAAGAAGTCGGCCAACACCCCCCAAGCAGCCCGCTCCACTGCGCCTATCCCAGTTCTGTACAGGTGTGGGATTTCGTTTGGCAGGTCCCCAAGGCAGAAGATAAAAGCAGGAAAGCTAACCTAAACCCAGGCTCTCTAAGGAAGCCAACACCTAGAAGTGCCTGACACGAGGCGTGTGTCCTTGGCCCCGATGAGGCTGCGGGCCATCCCTGCAGTCTTGGCTAGGCGGCTGAGAGGCAGGCCTGGTGGACGCTCTGGGCCCAAGTGTTGAGCAAGGCGGTGACCGAGTGCTTGTCTGGGAGCTGCAGCAGCCTGGAGGTCATGCAGCGGTGCACCGACTGGAGGAAGGGGTTGGCGTCTGCAACAGAGCAGCAGGCGTGAACCTAAGGTGGCCGGTGCTGTGCTCGCTCCTGGCATACCCGGCAGTGCTCTGGGAAGGGGTAGCCCCAGGAGCGGGCCGAAGCACCAGGAGGTGATACGTCCTGCACGCTGCCCGGCCTTCGGGCTCTCCTCCCAGAGCCTCATCGTCAGTGAAGAACTGAATCTAAACAGGATCTAGGGCTCTGCCTCTAACAACCTTGGGGACCCAGCCCAGCTCTGCTGTGTGCCAGCTCTGGGCTCAGGGAGACTGCCCCTTGTCACCGTGGTTCTCTCTGGAGCCACATCACCCAAATGGGGCCCTGTGTGCCCAAGCTACCGGTGGAACCTGTCAGCCCTGCCAAGGTAGTGGCCTCTGGGAAGCTAGTGGCCTCTGGGAAGAGCGGGGACTGTCCTTGAGCCATGGGCTTACTCACCCCTCACCCACTGAACACAAACACCCCGGACAGCTGATGTGACACAAGTTGAAGGGGCGAAGGAACACAGTGGGAGCAGAGACCCTTCTCTCTCAGGCGACCACTGGAAAACCGGCTCCTGTCTGTGCAGGAGGAGCcagaagaggggagggaggggcctgagctggggaggggcaggagcGCACAGAGGCTGTCCCTGCTGCAATGGAAGCCTGGTTTTGCACAATGACCCCTGCTTGCCCTGGGTCCCCAGACAGCTCCTCTGGGTCTACCCACCGTACTGCCACTGCCGGTCGATCCACAGTGGGCTTTGGGCAGGATAGTCAGCGGGCACACTGAGCTCCAGTGGTGGCACACTCGGGAGGTCCTTGTCATCTGCAACACAGAAGGCTCTATCTGTGACCTGGACAAGCCCCGGCCTTCCCTGCCTCACAGCCCTGCTCTGGAACAGGACTCTTCACACCCTGGGAGGTTCTGGTGAAGCTTGTGGCAAAACCTGGAGGAGGTCTCTCTGACTCTCAGATTTCCAAACGTGAAGCCTGGAGTGCCCTGCATCGATGGGTGCCCAGAGGTCCTGCCTACCACCTCCCTAGGGCCCAGGCAAGCAGAGCCACATCTGTGTTGGGGAGGTGAGAGTGTGCGGGCTCTGGCAGTGGGGACTGAGGCATGGCCAGGCTTTCTGAGGCCTGGTGGGGCGTGAACACAGGGTGGGTTCTGGGCGCTGTGCCCTCTGGCTCGGACGGCAGAGTCCTGGGGCTACGGTCAGGGCCTGCTTTCTCACGCCAGCCCTGGCCCTCTGGACACTCACCCAGCTTGCAGATCAGGTGGACAGTGCCATTGTTGCTGCAGTGAGAAGGGTCCAGGTTTACCAGGAACTTGGGGTCCAGCCTGGCCACCTCGCCCTGGAGCACACTGGGGATGCTCTGCCGCTCATCATCCTCAAGCCTGCGCTTCCGGGTGCACACCACTGGGGCCCTGGGGAGGCGGCATGGTGACCACACTGGGCACATGTGGCCCAGGGCTGGCCGCCCTCCGCAAAGCCCAGCCCAGCTGGACATACGTGATGGGTGGGCCGTGAATGGCGGTCATGGCTGGAACGAATGTGCGGTACAGGGAATGGTTGAAGACAGGTGAGCGGATGTTGGCCAGGACGGCATCCAGGAGCGGCTGGCATAGGTACTGCTGTTTGGTCGGTGGCACCGGGGGCGGTGGGGGAGTGGGCTGGAGGCAGGATGGGCACGGTCAGCAGCCCGGGACCCGAGGGTTCCCCATTTAGGGGGCCTTCACACCCCAGGCCCGTCGTCACTCACAGTCAGATTCCCGAGGCCTCTCTCACAGCCTCCACCCTTGTGCAGACAATGTTGGCTGATCCTGGGAATCAGCCAACATCCCCACAGCCTATCCTCCCTACAGTCTATCCTCAGCCTATCCTCCCTACAGTCCCTGCCTCCTCTGAACCGGGTGGAGGAGGCACCCACGGGGGCCGTAAACAGAGGGTGACTTCTCCCATGTTCCCACCCAGCACAGCAGACCTGGCCTGGAAGCCTCGTGGGCAGGGTCCAAGGTCAGGCCCGGCCCCCGCCCAGATGCCCTGACCTTGAAGGCCCCTCTCAGCGGCACTCCCAGGAGCTCTTAGGGGAGCCCTGGTTCCCCTAGGGGTGTCTGGCATCCCACTCACCACCGCCATGTCATTCTTGAGTTTCTCCAGGGCGATCTCACACTTTTGCAAGGTCTTCAGGGGACACCTGCAGAGAGAGAGGACTTGGGCTGACCTCTGTGCTGAAAGAGTGGAAGACATGGCAGTTCTCAGGCTCAGGATCCCAACTACTGCCACTGGGCCTCGGCCATCAGAAACCTCTGCAGGAGCTCCTACCAGTTGACCAGCTGTTCCCAGACCCAGAGTTGAAGGCAGGCAGCCCTCAACCCCAGGAGCGGCTTGTCCCTGGTTGGCAGAGTGAGGCGATGGGTCAAGAGAAGGGACAGTGGACAGGCCCCTGATCAGGCTGGGAATGCCTCATTCTCATGTAGGCCAGTCCCTGCCCCGCTCATCCCTATAACCCTAACAAAGCATCAACCCATGAAGGCCGGAGGACCACCCAGTAGTGACTGGCATTCTATCCAGACAAGCAGAACAGAGAGATCCTTCTAGACAGGGGTTGGGGGATAGCCTGAGTTGAGGTGAAAGGGAGGTATATGCCAATGCCCATGCAGTTTGGAGGTACTGTCCGAGCTCTGATCCTCACAGCAGCCTGTGGCCAGCGGCCCTGCCTTCCACCTGCTTCTCACCAGCGCcatcttgtttcattttcatgACAACACACATGGGCTACAAATGGGGTAACTGAGATGCAGTCGCCTGCCCATGGTCACCGGCAAGTCAGGGGCAGAACTCCAGGTCAGGCTCAGGCCCATCAGGGCCAGCtgatgatcaggccactgcaagCTGGGACCCTGGCTGCTGGCTGGATGAGGTCTGGCTGTGATGGCCCAGCATGAGGGCCACAGCAGCAGCCAGGAGTAGGGCAAAGGCTGGGCACGGGCCAAGATGAAGCCTGGGCTTGAAGCCCCAGCACACACCAGAGTGGAGCCTTGGAGGCCTCTGGCCAGGGCCCAAAGAGCTGCCTGGTGCCTTTGTTAAACCCACATCATCACCGAGTGCCTATCCATGGCTGGGCTATCCGTGCCCTTGTGGACCCTCCGTGGGCTGTGGGCAAAGCTCACCGCTTCGAGGGGTCTGTCAGAATGTCCAGAAGGCTCTTCATCTTACTCAGGTCCTTTTTTCTGTCTGGGACAGAAGAGGGTACACTAAGACACAAGCCCGGCGGTGTCCCCAGGGTGCAGGCTCGTGCCCTGGCTGCAGCCTACCTTCGTTCTTGTCGATCTTGTTGATCATGCGGCGTAGGGGCTCGATGTACTTGGACAGTTGCTTCAGCTTGTCCAGGTACTGCTGTTCCTCAGCCTGGCTGGAGCCAGCTGGGCTCATGACAGAGCTGGGGTTCACTGCAGGACACAGGCGGGTGAGGCCACAGCCCTCGACCCTCAGGTGGGGAACTTGAGCTCTGAGGGCCCCAGAGCTCACACACCCAGTATAAGCTGAGGCCTCATAAAGGTGAGGGGTGACCTCAGCACCTCAACCCACCAGGCCGAGTACAGGTCACACGACGGGGCCGTGGACCCCAGGCCCAACTTACCAGGTGTGTTTAAAGGTCCAGGTGAGGGGACACTGAAGTTCTGTGGGGTCCGCGCCGTCACTGGGCTCTGGGAGGGCTGCGGTGAGGGGCTAGGCAGGAAGCTACTGGGGGACGGGGCAGGGCCAGAGCTGCAGCCAAGTGAGAGAAACGTGTGAGCTGGGGTCCAGGCAGGGCCGGCCTCAAGGGCCAGGTGGGGAGGGGCACCCCAGGCCAGGCCTACCTGACGTTGGAGTTGGGCTGTGAGCTGGGCTGGCCGGGCTGCGGGGACGGCTGGGGGGGTGGGGGCATCGACTGCGGGGTCTGCACCTGCTGGCCCGGTGACGGCGAGGACAGCATGGGGAGGCTGCTCTGGCTGACCTGGAAGTGGAGGGGCTCAGCCGGCGCGCTGCCACACGCCCGCCCGCCTCCACACCACCTGCCCACCGCACGCATAGGCCCGTCC carries:
- the LOC129052705 gene encoding coiled-coil domain-containing protein 74A-like — translated: MPGRLLGGQPAQGQADDGTLPDDPVPTPAKAHHTSAVRVVIHQLWNTNLLQAQELQHLKSLLEGRQRPQAAPEEAASSSPKNQEGVKFPRVSTKSLSKKC
- the MED15 gene encoding mediator of RNA polymerase II transcription subunit 15 isoform X3 is translated as MDVSGQETDWRSTAFRQKLVSQIEDAMRKAGVAHSKSSKDMESHVFLKAKTRDEYLSLVARLIIHFRDIHNKKSQASVSAQLQLQQVALQQQQQQQQFQQQQQAALQQQQQQQQQQFQAQQSAMQQQFQAVVQQQQQLQQQQQQQHLIKLHHQNQQQIQQQQQQLQRMAQLQLQQQQQQQQQQQQQQQQGLQAQPPIQQPPMQQPQPPPAQALPQQLQQMHHTQHHQPPPQPQQPPVAQNQPSQLPPQSQTQPLVSQAQALPGQMLYTQPPLKFVRAPMVVQQPPVQPQVQQQTAVQTAQAAQMVAPGVQMITEALAQGGMHIRARFPPTTAVSTVPSSSIPLGRQPMAQVSQSSLPMLSSPSPGQQVQTPQSMPPPPQPSPQPGQPSSQPNSNVSSGPAPSPSSFLPSPSPQPSQSPVTARTPQNFSVPSPGPLNTPVNPSSVMSPAGSSQAEEQQYLDKLKQLSKYIEPLRRMINKIDKNEDRKKDLSKMKSLLDILTDPSKRCPLKTLQKCEIALEKLKNDMAVPTPPPPPVPPTKQQYLCQPLLDAVLANIRSPVFNHSLYRTFVPAMTAIHGPPITAPVVCTRKRRLEDDERQSIPSVLQGEVARLDPKFLVNLDPSHCSNNGTVHLICKLDDKDLPSVPPLELSVPADYPAQSPLWIDRQWQYDANPFLQSVHRCMTSRLLQLPDKHSVTALLNTWAQSVHQACLSAA
- the MED15 gene encoding mediator of RNA polymerase II transcription subunit 15 isoform X6, translated to MRKAGVAHSKSSKDMESHVFLKAKTRDEYLSLVARLIIHFRDIHNKKSQASVSDPMNALQSLTGGPAAGAAGIGMPPRGPGQSLGGMGSLGAMGQPMSLSGQPPPGTSGMAPHSMAVVSTATPQTQLQLQQVALQQQQQQQQFQQQQQAALQQQQQQQQQQFQAQQSAMQQQFQAVVQQQQQLQQQQQQQHLIKLHHQNQQQIQQQQQQLQRMAQLQLQQQQQQQQQQQQQQQQGLQAQPPIQQPPMQQPQPPPAQALPQQLQQMHHTQHHQPPPQPQQPPVAQNQPSQLPPQSQTQPLVSQAQALPGQMLYTQPPLKFVRAPMVVQQPPVQPQVQQQTAVQTAQAAQMVAPGVQVSQSSLPMLSSPSPGQQVQTPQSMPPPPQPSPQPGQPSSQPNSNVSSGPAPSPSSFLPSPSPQPSQSPVTARTPQNFSVPSPGPLNTPVNPSSVMSPAGSSQAEEQQYLDKLKQLSKYIEPLRRMINKIDKNEDRKKDLSKMKSLLDILTDPSKRCPLKTLQKCEIALEKLKNDMAVPTPPPPPVPPTKQQYLCQPLLDAVLANIRSPVFNHSLYRTFVPAMTAIHGPPITAPVVCTRKRRLEDDERQSIPSVLQGEVARLDPKFLVNLDPSHCSNNGTVHLICKLDDKDLPSVPPLELSVPADYPAQSPLWIDRQWQYDANPFLQSVHRCMTSRLLQLPDKHSVTALLNTWAQSVHQACLSAA
- the MED15 gene encoding mediator of RNA polymerase II transcription subunit 15 isoform X4, with the translated sequence MDVSGQETDWRSTAFRQKLVSQIEDAMRKAGVAHSKSSKDMESHVFLKAKTRDEYLSLVARLIIHFRDIHNKKSQASVSAQLQLQQVALQQQQQQQQFQQQQQAALQQQQQQQQQQFQAQQSAMQQQFQAVVQQQQQLQQQQQQQHLIKLHHQNQQQIQQQQQQLQRMAQLQLQQQQQQQQQQQQQQQQGLQAQPPIQQPPMQQPQPPPAQALPQQLQQMHHTQHHQPPPQPQQPPVAQNQPSQLPPQSQTQPLVSQAQALPGQMLYTQPPLKFVRAPMVVQQPPVQPQVQQQTAVQTAQAAQMVAPGVQVSQSSLPMLSSPSPGQQVQTPQSMPPPPQPSPQPGQPSSQPNSNVSSGPAPSPSSFLPSPSPQPSQSPVTARTPQNFSVPSPGPLNTPVNPSSVMSPAGSSQAEEQQYLDKLKQLSKYIEPLRRMINKIDKNEDRKKDLSKMKSLLDILTDPSKRCPLKTLQKCEIALEKLKNDMAVPTPPPPPVPPTKQQYLCQPLLDAVLANIRSPVFNHSLYRTFVPAMTAIHGPPITAPVVCTRKRRLEDDERQSIPSVLQGEVARLDPKFLVNLDPSHCSNNGTVHLICKLDDKDLPSVPPLELSVPADYPAQSPLWIDRQWQYDANPFLQSVHRCMTSRLLQLPDKHSVTALLNTWAQSVHQACLSAA
- the MED15 gene encoding mediator of RNA polymerase II transcription subunit 15 isoform X5 gives rise to the protein MNALQSLTGGPAAGAAGIGMPPRGPGQSLGGMGSLGAMGQPMSLSGQPPPGTSGMAPHSMAVVSTATPQTQLQLQQVALQQQQQQQQFQQQQQAALQQQQQQQQQQFQAQQSAMQQQFQAVVQQQQQLQQQQQQQHLIKLHHQNQQQIQQQQQQLQRMAQLQLQQQQQQQQQQQQQQQQGLQAQPPIQQPPMQQPQPPPAQALPQQLQQMHHTQHHQPPPQPQQPPVAQNQPSQLPPQSQTQPLVSQAQALPGQMLYTQPPLKFVRAPMVVQQPPVQPQVQQQTAVQTAQAAQMVAPGVQMITEALAQGGMHIRARFPPTTAVSTVPSSSIPLGRQPMAQVSQSSLPMLSSPSPGQQVQTPQSMPPPPQPSPQPGQPSSQPNSNVSSGPAPSPSSFLPSPSPQPSQSPVTARTPQNFSVPSPGPLNTPVNPSSVMSPAGSSQAEEQQYLDKLKQLSKYIEPLRRMINKIDKNEDRKKDLSKMKSLLDILTDPSKRCPLKTLQKCEIALEKLKNDMAVPTPPPPPVPPTKQQYLCQPLLDAVLANIRSPVFNHSLYRTFVPAMTAIHGPPITAPVVCTRKRRLEDDERQSIPSVLQGEVARLDPKFLVNLDPSHCSNNGTVHLICKLDDKDLPSVPPLELSVPADYPAQSPLWIDRQWQYDANPFLQSVHRCMTSRLLQLPDKHSVTALLNTWAQSVHQACLSAA